aagataaactctttatcatttttttgtgtaaacttttataatttgatatatatatatattaaggtaaATTCTTTATCAAatgaattctaaaaataaaaatatggaggactagtcatttttatctcatttatatttctaaaatatgtttattgaaaatttgatcatgattattttcttattgattaatggagataaattgttatcaattatttatttagcatttttgttgtatttgtttttgaatttagtttaaactaaaaggtatttaaatttgtaatttatttaattattaataatatttctgtattttaatttataaattataaaatacaatataaatattcttaggtttgaatcaatgaaaataaaaaaaataataataaaaaattaattaaaaaatgtgtgaaagtaattttttattttatttctaatttatgttTAGGTAAATATTTAGATAACTAGTATGGTTAATAATCTGGTAAACTTTGTATCAATaggagaatataaatattttttataaaaaattattatataaaaaatttataattatatatcagttttaattaatattaatgtgtatttttttataatatttgtacttataagtagataaaataaaattatatttataatttttaaatataaaaaaataagaatttaattaaaaaaataaaatgaatataatatctttgaattatataatatgtaaatttataaatataattgagaattattgcatgtaatttttaattatataaaataataaaaatattaaggaattAAGGGTTATTCCACTTCAACCAGGTCTCCATTTTCTTCTCTACGGTTTCACCTTCCTCTTTGTGTGGAGCTTCAACCTACACTTGTTGATCGAGCACTATCTACACTCCCTATTCTCTTTGGCGCATTATCTACATTCACTAGCATTATCTACCTTCCATATTATCTTTCTTGCTTTTCACCTTACTCCCTAGGACATTTGAAAGAAGATTTTTGCACAGCTTCACTATGCTCCCTAttacatttgaagaagatttctaCAAATTGTAAGTATAGTACTTTTGTTTCATCGGTCAGGTCCTCCACCTTgaagataataattatttgtaagtttgtaAATATGCATTTATTAAGGTGTATTATTGTGTATTAATAGAAGCTATTAATAAAAGCATGACAAAAATTGGgtcattgaatataattaattttatttatgaattttaggttCATAATGTATAATGTGGTTGTCATTGATATAAATCTGAAAGAATTAATGAATGTTCAAGAACTAAATTCATTTCCTCATTTTTctctatgattttattttagtgaTCTCTTTTGGCGTCCAAtttaaacaataacaaatagatggaacaataaaatttctttgaGGGGCCCATTAACAGGTTAGTATGAATTCTCTCTTCCAAGggaagttatttaaaattttgagatttgatcatttttattgatataataatgtttattttgtatgactttgaatattatataattatattttaatataattatatttttaaataatattataatataaaaatggagtgttaattatataatattattttgaatgtttttatggTTGCCAATTGACTATTAACCCATAATTAGAGATAATTATTTGCggtaaaaatattgttttcataTATAGCCAACTAACTATTAATTTATGATCACTATTAATTACGGTTTTTAAACAGAATTTAAAGACTATTACTTACAGTAAAAATATTGCATTTATATATAGTCAACTAGCTATTAACTACGATTTTTATACCGCCTTTATAGtcactattaactgcggtttttaaACTAAAGTTAGAAACTATTACTTGCAGTGAAAATCCCgtctttataaataaacaatttactACCGTTTTAGAAATcgcagttagagactattaaaTGCGGTCTTATAAACCGTAGTTAGAAACTATTAACTGCGGCtttataaaccgcagttagagactattaaccGCGGGTtttaaaaccgcagttaaaggCTATTATCTGCAGTAAATTTACCGCTCTTAATTGTCAAAATTTCTTTAACGGCGGAACTATTAACGACAGTTGACTACGGTAATTTTATTGTCGTAATTGTCTTTTAACAGCGGTAAATTGTGCAATAACGGCGGTAAAACCGtccttaaattttttattttttattttttttattttttttatttttattttttattattattttttttaatagtggTTATTTTGGATTTTAAGTGATCAAAACACACTGtccaattataatttttatgtatttatgaaatttaaaaagatattaaagCTGATGCAAACCAAGAGAATGTTTGACACAGCTTCAAAGCAATATAAGAAAAAAGATTCCTTTTCAACCTCTACaatataattttagagaaataatttatatgatctTGTACAGATTGTCTTCATTGGAagaatttagtttttttttttttaataattaattaaggatttgacattttctatataaaaaataaaataaatgaaagaaatatatagagagagttagaatgAATTCAACTTAATTAGAGCTCGTGCAAGCATGtcttaatattttgacttattttaaccACCAAACAAGCACATCTAATTGATCAATAAAAATTGACTGTCATATTTTAACTAGCAACTAGCACTTAATTAGTACAACTGATCACTAATCTAgctgtatttaaaattttaattccattATTTCATTTCTATATAAACATCACACTTTGTTTCCCAATATCCTTCATCTATCGATCATTGATATCCGGCCTCTTATCTCCTCAAGTCGATATTTGATCAAATCTATACACCATGAAGTTGAGCTCGAAAACCTTATTCTTCATTTGGGCTATGATACTTCTTATGGATCTTGTGGCCACTTCTTTAGAAACAAAAGTTGAAAAAGAATCtaatgttgatgatgatgaagtgTTAGTTAAGGAAGAGAAGACAATAATATCTCTTAGAGGTATTAGCCGGTTTCTTAGCCAAAAAGATTGGCGTCCACCGATGACATGCAACAAGTACCCTAGGGTTTGTCGTGCAAAGGGAAGCCCGGGCCCTGATTGCTGCAAAAAGAAGTGCGTGAATGTGAAGATAGACAAGGTGAATTGTGGAAAATGTGGAAAAAAATGTAAGTACATGGAAGTTTGTTGTAAAGGGAAATGCATTCAGCCATTGAAGGACAAAAACAATTGTGGTAAGTGCGGCAACAAGTGCAAGAAAGGGACTAAGTGTGCCTATGGAATGTGCCATTATGGCCATTAAGGAGGACAAGAACAATTAACGTatggtaattttttattttgcttaagTTCcggtttttaattaatttgtctttgttcattcattccttGTACTTTTATcgagtaatttttatttttaattctatgatcaagagagaaaagaaaaactttCTCTTGAAATCTTTTGTATTTTATGTCATTATTGAAGCaatataattaagatttttaattaattatgcatTAGGCATTAACTGATTAATTTGAACATAAGATTGAATAAGAAAATGggtaattaattttgtttgggtTGGGGTTTGactatattaattataagttaGCTAGCTTGCAAAGAagcaatataaaaaaaagattaattccTTTAAAACTAAATTCTTCCAATGAAGACAATCTCAATCGTACCTTCTTTTCAACCTCTAcaataatttgaaaagaaatataCAATCTTGACATTTCTTTACAAAAAATGATTGTAGAGGTTGAAAAGGCTAGTGCCAAAATTGCTATTGAAGCTGACAAGAAGGCTCAGAAGCTAGCTAagttagaaaaacaaaaaaagattGGTAATAGAAATGAAAGCCAAGCAAGAGTTGGAGAAAAGAAGAGCAgctatttcatcaaataaaagtGTAACCGGTAGAAACTATATAGAAGATACAAATAGGTATTGATTGCTTTgcaaaatcattaaaaatcgGAGGCCATTGCCTCAGGTCCGCCTAAGGgtccaaattttttaatattaatatatatatttaatatgatgtAAAAGGCTCGCCACGATTTCTACTTGCGTAGTCTGTCGGTTGTCTCTCCCAATCTCCATCTGGTCATCTCATGACCCCATAGGTATCAAACAATTTGAATCCTTCTCAATTTAATTATCTGTTtcaaatcttgtttgatttttcaatTTGTTAATCTTACCGGTTGAATAAAGAAgtattttcttttatagacTTATGTGATTTTGATGAAGTGTCTGAAATAGGTGAAATTTTAGTGCTTTTgcattaatagattttttttctttgttatattatcaataaatttttgaaatttgtaggtaagaactcaaaatcaaaatcataacaattaattataacagATGTTCTAATATATTGAAACGATGAAATCCTAGTTCTATAATTATATTGCTTCATGGTATGAATGAATGTGTTGTTCAGTTAGGTTGTGTTgattaaattaactttatttgaaaagaattaggtgaattcaatctttatttgatgaaattttaaattgtgataACTTCAGAATCTGACAACTGCAAGAAATTGGTTGTAGATACTGAAATTGATCTTGTGTAAAATACCTCCTAAACATTTGTCTGAAACAAAATGAGGAGGCATTAATTCAAAGTCAAGCCGgtgatattaacaaatattttagtaGAAATAACATAAcagaaaaagagaaattatgaGATAGTTTGGTTATTGAAGAACAAAGTCACtataaaaatgaagaattgGTTGAGGCTGTCAATTTGGGTGAATCGAATGAGAACTTGGAGAATGACTctcaacataaaaaattaaattcaactaaGAATTTGGAAGATCCTGGATATTAGAATAAGATTAGTCAAAAACTGAGAGATTACTTAGTACATATGGTTCCAAAAagaataaatgattttttattttctaaggaTAGTAACAATATGCATTTTGATTCATCGCATTATACACGGATAATAGAAATTTGACAAACATTTGATAGACTTAGCATTATATGATCTTGAGAGTTTTGAGTTCTTGCTTGGAATGGTAATATGATATAACTTGTTACACAATAAATGATGTGAGTAAGTTTATCCAATCTGAAGATATGGATATTGATATTGCAATCAACCTTTTACAAGGACTTGATCAATTTCTTGATGAGTTAGAGAAGAGGGATTTGCTAGTGCCATGAAAGAAGATATACAAATGGCTAGTGAAATGGGGATTGAACCTAAATTTCGAGAAAAACGCATCATtcgaagaaaaaataatttgatgaaagTGGCAATGATGATGTGACACAATCTGGTGAATAGTCTTTTAgagatgaatatttttttttataatggatCAAGCTCGATCTTCGTTTCAAGTTTGGTTTGAACAATTTAAAcaatatcaaaaaatatttgggtttttattgaATTTGGAGAAGTTAAAACGTGAGTCTTTAACTAACTTGATGAAGTCTTGTATCTACAACATTTTTTGAGTCACAATGGACGTTCAGTCATTAATGGTGATTAATTATATTCAGAGTTGTCGTAAAATGCTatttaacaaatgaaaaaagACCAATTAATACACTACAATGTCTAGAAAAATTGAATGGTTTATTCCTAAATACTTCCATTACCTATAAGATTTTATTTACCATACCAGTAACAGTTGCATAGGCAGAAAAAAGTTTATCATAgttaaagttaattaataattattttcgaTCAACAATGTCACATGATAGACTAAATGGGCTAATAATGTTGTCGATTGAGAAAGAAATAGTTCGtcaattaaattatacaaatttaataattaatagaataaTGGCCTTTGCATGATACAACACCTCtccataataaataaaaataataatttaaatatatatatacattaaaatataaatataaatataaataattaaatttataaaaataataatttaaatgtgtaaatatatataatataaataattaaatttataaaaataataatttaaatagtaataatcaaattaaaaataataatttaaataataatattaaatatatataattaaataataatttaaatatatatattaaaatataaataatcaaatttataaaaataataatttaattatatatatatatatatatatataacttaaaaaaaattagaattaatttagaaaaataggtaaacttgttattattttattaaattggaatatcgggaaatttgattaaataacctcaaagatgaggttatttgatctggtggtgagttgataatttaattgcgttctttgtctttttattttttttggacgaaattgcccttgtcgcgaaacgctaagtcacttagcgtttcgcgaagtgaattaggtttagtataaatactgtaattttttcatttccttcatttcttttctctcttttctctctctactctgGTTCTCTCTGATACGGCGACGACGACTGCTACGGCGACGACGACACAGCGACGACGACGGCGGGAAACACATAATACAGATAAAAAAACTttaaccctaaatcgatttatcttcatttcaaaccctaaccttaaatctatttatcttcatttgaaaaccctaaccctaaatcgatttatcttcatttgaaaaccctaaatcaatttatgtttatcttcaaaatcgatttaaatttttcttattgttcatattggttaatattggtTTTACTATCGTTGTTCATATTGTCAATGATGAAATTTGCAAATAATCTCGTCGATATGGGTTCCGTTTCAAGGAAGATTCACTTATCGTTTCGCGTTTCGTTAAGTGCTTCACGTTTCGTTAAGTGCTTTGCGTTACGCGAGTCGGCACGGTTGGCACGGACGGCACGTGAAGCGGCACGATTGGCTCGCgtacttcgcgtttcgctaagtacttcgcgtttcgctaagtgctttgCGTTACGCGAAACGGCACGGTGGGCACGCGAAACGACACAGATGACACGCAAAACAGCACAGACGGCAAGAGAAACGGCACAGTCACACCCATAACTTCTTTTTTGTaacttgtaataataatttctaaCATTCTGTTCTGTTTAACTCATGAcaaatttgtgtttatttggttaaattttcaaagaaaTTCAATTTTGTTGCTAACTATTGAATTTTTTGTtgtaatattgaattttgttgattattgactcGGTTTATGAGGATTCCACCCGGTCAAGCTATTATGTGGGGGTGGCTGATCAAGTCATGGGATTCTACGAGGAAGTATATGTAAAATGCGACGCTGTAGGCACCGCTTGGTTAAGTAATTCATTGAGACCCGATGTTAGAACAAAAAATCAGCTCTTTCTTTGGTATAATAGCTGGTTATTTGTATtcattattgattttgattgagaTATATGGAGAGCAAAATGCTTGagattcatttttttcaaataatgttgtATTCTCCAATTGATATTTTGGACTATTTTTAATCATTCTTGCTCTATTGTTGTAATAACTAATGTTTTTTGAACTACTCAATTGGTTCTTTTAATTTGATAACACAAACtgaaaattcaatattataataatagttagcattaaaattgaatttctttgaaaatttaaccaaataaatacaaatttgttatgagttaaacaaaacagaatgtcataaattattattacaagttACAAAAAAAGAAGTTATGGGTGCCGACTGTGCCGCTTCGCGTGCCGTTCGTGTCGTTTCGCGTGTCATCCGTGCCGTTTCACGTAACGcaaagcacttagcgaaacgcgaagtacTTCGCGAGCCGACTGTGCCCGCTTCGCGTGCCGTCCGTGCCGTTTCGTATGCCGTCCGTGCCAACCGTGCCGACTCGCGTAACGcgaagcacttagcgaaacgtgaAGCACTTAACGAAACGCGAAatacttcgcgaaacgcgaaacGATAAGTGAATCTTCCTTGAAACGGAACCCATATCGACGAGATTATCTGTAAATTTCATCATTGACAATATGAACAACGATAGTAAAaccaatattaaccaatatgaacaataagaacagcTTAAATCGATTTTGAAGAtaaacataaattgatttagggttttcaaatgaagataaattgatttagggttagggttttcaaatgaagataaatagatttaaggttagggtttgaaatgaagataaatcgatttagggttagagtttttTTATCTGTATTATGTGTTTCCCGCCGTCGTCGTCGCCGTAGCAGTCGTCGTCGCCGTAGCAGAGAGAACAatggtagagagagaaaagagagaaaagaaatgaagaaaatgaaaaaaatacagtatttatactaaacctaatccacttcgcgaaacaAGCTAaatgacttagcgtttcgcgataAGGacaatttcgtccaaaaaaaaataaaaagaccacgagcgcaattaaattatcatctcaccaccagatcaaataacctcatctttgaggttatttaatcaaattttccgGAATATCTTGTGTTTCTTCTTCAGGGTCAGTTCGgactttatgtatatataattcgAACTAAGAAAGCCACCAGATTCTCTCAGTAGTCGTCCTTCCATCTTCACTGAACCGTCCCTTGTCTATGGATGCTTTTACCAGTGGCGGCGGAAATGGCTGGCTCTGGGGGCTTCCGCCATTTAATTCTCGACCACGACGAAGAAATACAGGTAGAGAAAGATCCAAGCCTTCCGATTCAGTCGACACAACCCGAGGAAACGGCTACCAGTTTCCCCTCAAGCAAGCAGCCACTGCCGCTTCTCTTGCCCTAGCCGGTGATACAATTGCTCAGCTCCGAGATCGTTGGAAGAAAGGCGCACCTCTTGATGGTTCCAAATCGTCTTCTGATTCTCTAACCCGTCCTAGAGACGCTTCGCTTAATGTTAGTTGGATTATTCTACCGCATTCTATCTATTTGGACACAATTTATCttcatatatgtataattattcTTTAAATGAAGTTAAATATATTCATGTGTGTGATTTACATGTAGAAggatgtatttatattttatactcaTTGAGTTCAATGAACCAACCATTTGAGATAACTAGATTGCCTAATTGTATGATGCCTTGACTAACATGATAATGTGATTTGGTGAAGAGAAGAACAATATGAGATTGTGAAGAAATAGGGTTTAATTGTATGATGCTTTGACTAACATGATGCTGCTGCACAGATAGACAATTAATCTTCATGTGTTAGGCACATTTATGCAAGACTTTATTATGAACAATTTGCATGTCTTTATTATTATTGCATAAGAGAAGTACTGAGGCCTAAAGAGGTTGGTCTTCCTTAACCCAATAGATATGATGGTTGAGTTGAATCTCGATCTCATAGATGAAGGTATCACGATGGACTTTTGTCGTCCCCACCTGAACCATTTTTAAGACTTCCAGGTCCTATGGAAGGAGTTCTACTATAGAAGCTTTTAGTGGTCATTAGTGATTGGTGATTCCGGCATCTGGCTGCCACTTTTAGATAGGGAGAGGTGTCTGGAAGATAATGAGATCATTAGCGAACAGATTTTGTGATTGATCCTTCATGGTGAAGGATGTTCCAGCAAGAGAATAACAAAGAGAAGACATCGTGGGGCTTTGGTGTCTGTGTCAGTGGTGAAGAGATGATTTCACAGTCCTTAAGATTGAGCTAACTGGAATCCTAATTATCTGAGACTCATCATATGTTAATTTGCTTGCATTATCATTTCTTTTGTGAACTTGCAATCTGGTAGGTGGAATTTGGAAGCAATCTTCAAGTTCTTATTCTCCTTTTGGATGATGTTGAACTATTGTGCTATTGTAGGTGAACTGTAAGTTGGTGCCTAATTGATGTGGCATTGCTTATGATGCTGCAAGCAATTTGCTGCATTTATGCTTGTTTCAAACATTGGTCAGAATTTTTGGAGAAAATGGATGATCTGTTTGACGAGTCTTCTTGTCATCTAAATGTATTTGTGGAGTTAATGCTGCTTGATTGGGAGAACATAGGAGTGTTTTGTCAGTCTAATACATCACATATGCATGCTAATTTTTTATTCCGTAATTAATGAGTTACACTTGTAAGAGGTGTTAAACTTACCgttgaaaattaatttcaagatatttatattcattttaggAGGCATGGTCTTTAAACTGTTATTTCCTCAATCTTGAATTGTTAATTAGACCAATTCCTTCAGACAATCATTCTGGAAACTCTTTGTCACTGTTATAATAGTTTGGACCCTCATAGTATTAGCCTCTGTGGTATAAATTCACAGTCCTTCACTATATTGGAGAATTATATTCTCTTAGTCCTATTTTATGTGAGAGAAAAGGTGTAATGGTTTTCAGGTTTATGAAAGTACGTTTTCCACCATAATGATTTTATGGAGTTTCTTGAACCTACGGCTTACTGCTTAatcatatatttcttataatgcAGTTGACCATTCTTCTACTTGAACTTTAACCAAATACTGCTTCCTCAGGATGTGGTGGGCAATCTCCTCTCTGGTCATGATTTGCTTCGATCCCTCAGGATGACTTCATACGGATTTCTTTTATATGGGCCCGGTTCATATGCTTGGTACCAATATCTTGATCATTGTATGCCGAAACAAACAGTAACTACTATATTATCTAAGGTGACAAATCCTTTACTCtgtaatttaatgataaatcaATAGAAGCCAACTTTTAAGTGTATTCTAAGCATGCTATATTTTGCAGGTTGTACTAAACCAAGTTGTGCTAGGCCCAATAGTAATTGCTGTTGTGTTTGCATGGAATAATTTGTGGCTAGGGAAACTCTCACAGGTGCCAAAGAAATATAAGGAAGATGCACTTCCTACTTTACTTGTTGGTAATGATTTATCTTTCTTAGCCCACTGAACTTGCATGAACAAATATCAAATTGCCCACTAAACTTGCATGAAGAGTTCAAAGAACCTTCTGTACTTTTGATTGACTCAAATATCCAATTGAACTTGCAAAAAGGGCTTAAGTAAGACCCTTGAATAGAGTAATGTGATATGTCCAACATTCATCCCTTTTGTTTGGGTACTTTGGAGTGTTCTACAAGTTGCTGCAGAAGGGGAATTGTATATGGCGTTAAAGTTATTCTGTTGGAGTGAGTTACATGAGAACTTCTTGCAAGTCTGATGGGCTATTTCAGCCAAACAAAACTGTTTATTTGAGCCTTTAATGCAAGCTCAATGGTTTATTTGACCTGTTTACTTTTTTCTTATATGTTTGTTGTATTTCAAGCTATCCTTTTTTGTGTGATTAATGTCATTTCAACCTCTCTTTATTCCTCTACAGGATTTCGGTTCTGGATCCCTGTCAGCATCTTGAACTTctggtacaacatttatctttttagaatttatgtatggattttttatcttaaacaGACAAAGTTTACCTAGTGGCTAATAGACAATAAGAGCTTAGCGAATATTTCAAGAATACCATGCAAACTCCTATTTTAGAAACTGAATTTATAGTTTACAATGTCATGATGGAAACATGGAGTCTACATTTTAGTTATGTGGCCTTTATCTGTAGAACTATATTGTATAACAGCAAGTTGATGGGCGAGTTGGTCTATTTACCATTATGTGTATGCAGAGTCCGGTTGACTAACCAACCTTGTAAATACAAAGTTATTTTGACCACATAGTATTAGGAGCAAATAAGTCTAAGTATGATTTATGgtaatgattttgttgttgttttaaaagttaaaGCTTGTATAAATAAGTGTCTTGAAATTCCACTTGCTACAAATaacaaagagagagaaaggagaaagaaaaataatgggaaaagaaaacaaatagcCTATAACACTTGTCCAAAAAGCTTCCAAGGATGAAAGCTACATAGGAATGAGGGACTTAATACCATAAAAAAAGCTTCTCTATACATGGGGTCCAAGCGCCATCTCCCATGTGAATTAATGATTTTTGCATTCCCCTCCCCCTTCTTTTCATCATATGTACTTGTACGGAACTGAGAAATTCAAAGCGTTTTGTCAGTGAGGGATTtgcaaattatatataatttaaggatttgcaaattatatatatagaaaggaACTTATCagcaaattatttatattttttaaggatTACTTTGTCCATCTTGAGGAGGAATGCAACAAAGGTCTGAGATTAGTGATGTGTATAGATTCCATTTTCTCTCATATGTTTTCTTTTAGAGGGATTTGCCTCACATGTCAACTGTGTTCTTATCATGCTTGTTAGTTTATGTATGTTGAGAATTGTCGTAAAGCATCTCATATTATCATCACAAATCATACTATTGTAATTTGCAACAGGATTTATTGATATATACTAATTAGTTGAATAGTTGTTTTTCATGTTCTTATTTCCACCATACTTTTGTCCATTTCTGCTGGTTATGTAGACCATATCACTCAATATAGATCATCAGTATGACTCGTTTAAGAATTTAGTAATTCATTTATTTGGTTGGTTTAGATTTATATTTGGTATGATTGTTTAACTTTGAACTGTTTTCTCTCAATTTCCATAGTTCATTGAAACCACATCAAATTTAAAAGTTCTCCATGTCTCTGTTTACTATTTGGTTGATTTAGAGCACTAGAGCAATTTACACCAATGCTTTCAAATTCATAGACTGTCTTTACATGTGATATAGTAGTTAATTGAGCCACATACTCTACCTTGATGctaatattttggttagattgaCATAGATGATAGGGATGTTTACTTCAATGATTTTAGAATCTTATTATACTTATGGATGAAGGGATATTATAAGTTGTCCCTTCTGATTTGATTGCTTCACTGACTATTTTGTGAACacttttttgtctttttttgaGTTAGTTTTTCCATTGGATCTTAATTTAATAGTTATGATTCTATTCTTATGGCATATCTTGTGAAAATTTTAGTTCGTAAAATGTGGTTGAATATGAAGTAGACACTTCGAATAATGGCCCATTTTTTTACTACTAAAAATAATACCTTGAGATTGAAATTGATGTCTTATAATGAAAACAGTCACCAAAAGGAGCCTAATCTATGTTCTTATCTTACATACTAGTTATGCCAATAGTGGAATCAAAATTTTCTCTCATACAAAATTGTGGAACCTAGAATTGACTTGAATTAT
This is a stretch of genomic DNA from Impatiens glandulifera chromosome 4, dImpGla2.1, whole genome shotgun sequence. It encodes these proteins:
- the LOC124933912 gene encoding protein sym-1; the protein is MDAFTSGGGNGWLWGLPPFNSRPRRRNTGRERSKPSDSVDTTRGNGYQFPLKQAATAASLALAGDTIAQLRDRWKKGAPLDGSKSSSDSLTRPRDASLNDVVGNLLSGHDLLRSLRMTSYGFLLYGPGSYAWYQYLDHCMPKQTVTTILSKVVLNQVVLGPIVIAVVFAWNNLWLGKLSQVPKKYKEDALPTLLVGFRFWIPVSILNFWMVPLQARVAFMSMGSIFWNFCLSSTMNK